A single region of the Marinobacter salinus genome encodes:
- the rpoC gene encoding DNA-directed RNA polymerase subunit beta', producing MKDLLNLLKSQNQSKEFDAIRIGLASPDMIRSWSFGEVKKPETINYRTFKPERDGLFCAKIFGPIKDYECLCGKYKRLKHRGVICEKCGVEVALASVRRERMGHIELASPVAHIWFLKSLPSRIGLMLDMTLRDIERVLYFESFIVIDPGMTTLERGQLLNDEQYYEALEEFGDEFDARMGAEAVKQLLEDIDLQAEVDALREEIPQTNSETKIKKFSKRLKILEAFLYSGNKPGDMVMTVLPVLPPDLRPLVPLDGGRFATSDLNDLYRRVINRNNRLKRLLELNAPDIIVRNEKRMLQEAVDALLDNGRRGRAITGTNKRPLKSLADMIKGKQGRFRQNLLGKRVDYSGRSVIVVGPYLRLHQCGLPKKMALELFKPFIFSKLEHRGLATTIKAAKKMVEREEGVVWDILDEVIREHPIMLNRAPTLHRLGIQAFEPVLIEGKAIQLHPLVCAAYNADFDGDQMAVHVPLTLEAQLEARALMMSTNNVLSPANGEPIIVPSQDVVLGLYYMTRERKNAPGEGMTFADVKEAHRAYGAGKVDLQARVKVRVKEVAIAEDGSRTEAYNIVDTTVGRALLFDIVPDGLSFELVNKPMVKKAISNLINTCYRDAGLKDTVIFADQLMYMGYHYATVSGISIGFNDFEIPPEKYELVDAASQEVKDIETQYASGLLTQGEKYNKVIDIWSRANDKVSKAMMERLAKEQVIGPDGQPVKGEDGEYVMQESFNSVYMMADSGARGSAAQIRQLAGMRGLMAKPDGSIIETPITANFREGLNVLQYFISTHGARKGLADTALKTANSGYLTRRLVDVSQDLVVTEEDCGTDEGLLMTPHIEGGDVVVPLGDRVLGRVTARDAFTPTDKDNAVVTAGTLLDEKTVETLERAGVDEVWVRSAITCETRHGICSKCYGRDLARGHRVNVGEAVGVIAAQSIGEPGTQLTMRTFHIGGAASRASAVDNIQVKHGGTVRLHNLKSIEKSDGSLVVISRSSALAIADDQGREREWYKLPYGAVLSVKHGDAVEAGVAVAKWDPHTHPIIAEAGGTAKFVNMDQGITVRTQTDELTGLSTMEVIDPKERPAAGKDIRPAIQLIDEKGEEVELPGGGTAIFFLPANALVTMANGARIELGDVVARIPQESSKTRDITGGLPRVADLFEARRPKESSILAEISGMVSFGKETKGKKRLVITPKDSDAYEVLIPKHRQLNVFEGETVEKGEVISDGPSNPHDILRLLGVVELAKYITNEIQDVYRLQGVVINDKHIEVIVRQMLRKVEITDPGDTTLLSGDQVEITQVLEENESANAGDKEPARFDRLLLGITKASLATESFISAASFQETTRVLTEGAVTGKRDYLRGLKENVVVGRLIPAGTGLAYHAERRRKRELEAQGVTAADVEEALSAELNRES from the coding sequence ATGAAAGATTTGCTGAATCTTCTCAAGAGCCAGAACCAAAGCAAGGAATTTGATGCCATCCGAATAGGCCTGGCATCGCCTGACATGATTCGCTCGTGGTCTTTTGGTGAAGTGAAGAAGCCTGAGACTATCAATTACCGTACCTTCAAACCGGAGCGTGACGGTCTTTTCTGTGCCAAGATCTTCGGCCCGATCAAGGACTACGAGTGCCTGTGCGGCAAATACAAGCGCCTGAAGCATCGCGGTGTTATCTGCGAGAAGTGTGGCGTGGAAGTGGCACTGGCGAGCGTTCGCCGTGAGCGTATGGGTCATATTGAACTGGCCAGTCCGGTTGCCCATATCTGGTTCCTGAAATCACTGCCGTCTCGCATCGGTTTGATGCTGGACATGACGCTGCGCGATATCGAGCGTGTGCTGTACTTCGAGTCCTTCATTGTGATTGACCCGGGTATGACCACGCTGGAGCGCGGTCAGCTGCTGAACGACGAGCAGTATTACGAAGCGCTTGAAGAGTTTGGCGACGAGTTTGATGCCCGTATGGGCGCCGAGGCCGTAAAGCAACTGCTTGAAGATATTGATCTGCAGGCGGAAGTGGATGCGCTGCGTGAAGAAATTCCGCAGACCAATTCCGAAACCAAAATCAAGAAGTTCAGCAAGCGTCTGAAAATTCTTGAGGCCTTCCTGTATTCCGGTAACAAGCCGGGCGACATGGTGATGACCGTTCTGCCGGTTCTGCCGCCGGATTTGCGCCCGTTGGTTCCGCTGGACGGTGGTCGTTTTGCGACCTCGGATTTGAACGATCTTTACCGTCGGGTAATCAACCGGAACAACCGTCTCAAGCGCCTGCTGGAGCTGAATGCTCCAGACATTATCGTGCGCAACGAAAAACGGATGCTTCAGGAAGCGGTTGATGCGTTGTTGGACAACGGCCGTCGCGGCCGTGCCATCACCGGCACTAACAAGCGTCCGCTGAAGTCTCTGGCAGACATGATCAAAGGTAAGCAGGGTCGTTTCCGTCAGAACCTGCTGGGCAAGCGCGTAGACTACTCCGGTCGTTCCGTGATCGTGGTTGGTCCCTACCTGCGTCTGCACCAGTGTGGTCTGCCCAAAAAGATGGCTCTGGAGCTGTTTAAGCCGTTTATCTTCTCCAAGCTTGAGCACCGCGGTCTGGCGACCACGATCAAGGCGGCCAAGAAGATGGTTGAGCGCGAAGAAGGCGTGGTCTGGGACATCCTGGACGAGGTCATTCGTGAACACCCGATCATGCTGAACCGTGCGCCGACCCTGCACCGTCTGGGTATTCAGGCGTTCGAGCCGGTACTGATCGAAGGCAAGGCTATCCAGTTGCACCCACTGGTCTGCGCGGCCTACAACGCCGACTTTGACGGTGACCAGATGGCGGTTCACGTACCGCTGACCCTGGAAGCGCAGCTCGAAGCCCGTGCGTTGATGATGTCCACCAACAACGTACTGTCACCGGCCAACGGCGAACCGATCATTGTACCGTCCCAGGACGTGGTTCTGGGTCTGTACTACATGACCCGGGAGCGCAAGAACGCGCCCGGTGAAGGCATGACCTTCGCGGACGTCAAAGAGGCGCACCGGGCCTACGGTGCTGGCAAGGTTGATCTTCAGGCGCGAGTCAAAGTGCGCGTGAAGGAAGTTGCAATTGCCGAAGACGGCTCGCGTACTGAAGCCTATAACATTGTTGATACCACGGTCGGGCGCGCCCTGCTGTTTGATATCGTGCCGGATGGCCTCTCGTTTGAGCTGGTCAACAAGCCGATGGTCAAGAAGGCAATCTCGAACCTGATCAACACCTGTTATCGCGATGCCGGTTTGAAAGACACCGTAATCTTCGCAGACCAGCTCATGTACATGGGCTATCACTATGCGACGGTATCCGGTATCTCCATCGGCTTTAACGATTTCGAGATTCCCCCGGAGAAGTACGAACTGGTTGACGCCGCTTCCCAGGAAGTAAAAGACATCGAAACCCAGTACGCGTCCGGTCTGCTGACCCAAGGCGAGAAGTACAACAAGGTTATCGATATCTGGTCCCGCGCCAACGACAAGGTCTCCAAGGCGATGATGGAGCGGCTGGCCAAAGAGCAGGTCATTGGTCCGGATGGTCAGCCGGTGAAGGGTGAGGATGGCGAGTATGTCATGCAGGAATCCTTCAACTCGGTCTACATGATGGCGGATTCCGGTGCCCGAGGCTCCGCGGCCCAGATTCGTCAGCTCGCTGGTATGCGTGGTCTGATGGCCAAGCCGGATGGCTCCATCATCGAAACGCCGATCACTGCGAACTTCCGTGAGGGTCTGAACGTACTTCAGTACTTCATCTCGACTCACGGTGCTCGTAAGGGTCTGGCAGATACAGCGCTGAAGACTGCGAACTCCGGTTACCTGACTCGTCGTCTGGTTGACGTTTCCCAGGATCTGGTGGTTACCGAGGAAGATTGCGGTACCGACGAAGGCCTGCTGATGACCCCGCACATCGAAGGTGGCGACGTTGTTGTGCCGCTGGGCGACCGTGTTCTGGGTCGTGTAACGGCCCGTGATGCGTTCACTCCGACCGACAAGGACAACGCAGTTGTCACTGCTGGCACCCTGCTTGACGAGAAAACTGTTGAGACCCTGGAACGGGCCGGTGTGGATGAAGTGTGGGTACGTTCAGCGATTACCTGCGAAACCCGTCATGGTATCTGTTCCAAGTGTTATGGGCGTGATCTGGCGCGTGGGCACCGGGTTAACGTTGGTGAGGCAGTGGGCGTTATCGCTGCACAGTCCATCGGTGAGCCAGGTACACAGCTGACCATGCGGACTTTCCACATCGGTGGTGCTGCAAGCCGGGCCTCTGCTGTAGATAATATCCAGGTCAAGCATGGTGGTACGGTTCGTTTGCATAACCTGAAATCCATCGAGAAGAGCGACGGATCTCTTGTGGTTATCTCTCGCTCCTCTGCGCTGGCCATCGCTGATGACCAGGGTCGTGAGCGTGAATGGTATAAGCTGCCATACGGTGCCGTGCTCTCTGTGAAGCATGGTGATGCGGTTGAGGCAGGTGTTGCGGTGGCCAAGTGGGATCCGCACACGCATCCGATTATTGCGGAAGCGGGCGGAACCGCGAAGTTTGTCAACATGGACCAGGGCATCACCGTCCGTACCCAGACCGACGAGCTGACCGGCCTGTCGACCATGGAGGTTATTGACCCGAAAGAGCGCCCGGCAGCTGGCAAGGACATCCGTCCGGCTATCCAGTTGATCGATGAAAAGGGAGAAGAAGTCGAGCTGCCAGGTGGTGGTACAGCGATCTTCTTCCTTCCGGCAAATGCCCTGGTCACAATGGCCAACGGCGCCCGGATCGAACTGGGTGATGTTGTCGCCCGGATTCCGCAGGAAAGCTCCAAGACCCGGGACATTACCGGTGGTCTGCCAAGGGTTGCCGACCTGTTCGAGGCACGTCGCCCGAAAGAGTCTTCTATTCTTGCCGAAATCAGCGGCATGGTCTCCTTTGGTAAGGAAACCAAGGGCAAGAAGCGGCTGGTGATCACTCCGAAGGATAGTGACGCTTACGAAGTGCTGATTCCGAAGCACCGTCAGCTGAACGTCTTCGAAGGTGAAACGGTCGAGAAGGGTGAGGTGATTTCCGACGGTCCGTCCAACCCGCATGACATTCTACGTCTGCTGGGTGTGGTCGAGTTGGCCAAGTACATTACCAACGAGATTCAGGACGTTTATCGTCTGCAGGGTGTTGTCATCAACGATAAACACATTGAGGTTATCGTTCGTCAGATGTTGCGGAAGGTTGAAATAACGGACCCGGGCGACACAACCCTGCTCTCCGGCGACCAGGTGGAAATTACTCAGGTGCTCGAGGAAAACGAGAGCGCCAACGCGGGAGACAAGGAGCCGGCACGGTTCGATCGTCTGCTGCTGGGTATCACCAAGGCGTCACTGGCAACCGAGTCGTTCATTTCCGCGGCTTCGTTCCAGGAGACCACCCGTGTACTCACCGAAGGTGCAGTGACCGGGAAGCGGGATTACCTGCGCGGTCTGAAAGAAAACGTTGTGGTTGGTCGACTGATTCCGGCTGGAACCGGTCTGGCTTACCATGCCGAGCGTCGTCGCAAACGTGAACTGGAAGCCCAGGGCGTGACTGCGGCAGACGTGGAAGAGGCTCTGAGCGCCGAGCTCAACCGCGAAAGCTGA
- the rpoB gene encoding DNA-directed RNA polymerase subunit beta, whose translation MTYSYTEKKRIRKDFSKLPSVMDVPYLLSIQLDSFRDFLQMEAAPEDRRETGLHAAFKSVFPIVSYSGNAALEYVSYRIGEPVFDVKECQLRGVTYAAPLRVKVRLIIYDKESSNKAIKDIKEQEVYMGEMPLMTENGTFVINGTERVIVSQLHRSPGVFFDHDKGKTHSSGKLLYSARVIPYRGSWLDFEFDPKDAVFVRIDRRRKLPASILLRSLGYTSEQMLEMFFETSKFSLGAEVCKLELVPSRLRGDIATFDIKDNEGNVIAEEGRRITARHIKQLEKAGINELEVPTEYLYGRVLAKDMVDTKTGEVLVECNSELTEELITKILDAGVTEIETLYTNDLDCGPFMSDTLRIDPTRTPLEALVEIYRMMRPGEPPTKESAENLFNNLFFSEERYDLSSVGRMKLNRRLRREESTGEGTLTHEDIIDVLKTLIDIRNGQGNVDDIDNLGNRRVRCVGEMAENQFRVGLVRVERAVRERLSLAESEGLMPQDLINAKPVAAAVKEFFGSSQLSQFMDQNNPLSEVTHKRRISALGPGGLTRERAGFEVRDVHPTHYGRVCPIETPEGPNIGLINSLATYARSNSYGFLESPYRKVVEGVVTDEVVYLSAIEESNYVIAQASAAMDEESKRLTDELVTVRHQNEFTVTPPESVNFMDVSPRQVVSVAASLIPFLEHDDANRALMGANMQRQAVPTLRSQVPLVGTGVERTVAQDSGVCVTARRGGVIESVDAARIVVRVDNAETEAGDAGVDIYNLTKYTRSNQNTCINQRSIVRQGDVIARGDVLADGPSVDLGELALGQNMRIAFMPWNGYNFEDSILISEKVVQEDRLTTIHIQELTCVARDTKLGSEEITADIPNVGESALSKLDESGIVYIGAEVGPGDILVGKVTPKGETQLTPEEKLLRAIFGEKASDVKDTSSRVPTGTRGTVIDVQVFTRDGIEKDQRAQSIEKEQLNQYRKDLKDEYRIVEGATFERLINALKGQEVISGPGLKKGAALEESYLAELPRSDWFKLRMKDDGLNELLEKSEQGLEDRKKEHEARFDDKKGKLQQGDDLAPGVLKIVKVYLAIKRRIQPGDKMAGRHGNKGVISSVMPIEDMPYDEYGNTVDVVLNPLGVPSRMNVGQVLETHLGAAAKGLGERISQMLDEQRKVAELRKLLDEIYNHSDEVFKVDLDSLSDKEILEMCHNLRGGVPMATPVFDGAKEAEVKHMLELAGLSTTGQTMLYDGRTGDMFDRPVTVGYMYILKLNHLIDDKMHARSTGSYSLVTQQPLGGKAQFGGQRFGEMEVWALEAYGAAYTLQEMLTVKSDDVNGRTKMYKNIVDGDHRMEPGMPESFNVLVKEIRSLGIDIELESE comes from the coding sequence ATGACTTACTCCTACACTGAGAAAAAGCGGATTCGCAAAGATTTTAGTAAATTGCCTTCCGTGATGGACGTCCCCTATTTGCTGTCTATTCAGCTGGATTCGTTCCGGGACTTCCTCCAAATGGAAGCCGCTCCTGAGGACCGTCGGGAAACCGGTCTTCACGCAGCATTCAAATCCGTATTCCCGATTGTCAGTTATTCTGGCAACGCCGCGCTCGAATACGTGAGTTACCGTATTGGCGAGCCGGTTTTCGATGTCAAGGAATGCCAGCTTAGGGGCGTAACCTACGCAGCGCCGCTGCGGGTGAAAGTCCGCCTTATCATTTACGATAAGGAATCGTCCAACAAGGCGATCAAGGACATTAAAGAGCAGGAAGTATACATGGGCGAAATGCCCTTGATGACCGAGAACGGTACCTTCGTTATCAACGGTACCGAGCGTGTTATTGTTTCCCAGCTCCACCGCTCACCGGGTGTGTTCTTCGATCACGACAAGGGTAAAACCCACTCGTCCGGCAAGCTGCTTTATTCAGCCCGGGTGATTCCTTACCGTGGGTCCTGGTTGGACTTCGAGTTCGATCCCAAGGACGCCGTGTTCGTTCGTATCGACCGTCGCCGGAAACTGCCTGCTTCGATCCTGTTGCGCTCGCTGGGCTACACCTCCGAGCAGATGCTCGAGATGTTTTTTGAGACCAGTAAGTTCAGCCTGGGCGCCGAGGTGTGCAAGCTGGAACTGGTGCCAAGCCGTCTGCGTGGCGACATTGCAACCTTCGATATTAAAGATAACGAAGGTAACGTCATCGCCGAAGAGGGCCGCCGGATTACGGCACGCCACATCAAGCAGCTGGAAAAAGCCGGTATTAACGAACTGGAAGTGCCGACCGAGTATCTCTATGGCCGTGTGCTGGCGAAAGATATGGTCGACACCAAAACTGGTGAAGTGCTGGTTGAGTGTAACTCCGAGCTGACTGAGGAGCTGATCACCAAGATCCTGGATGCGGGTGTTACTGAGATTGAGACTCTGTACACCAACGATCTGGACTGTGGTCCGTTCATGTCTGATACCCTGCGGATTGATCCGACCCGTACGCCGCTTGAGGCGCTGGTTGAAATCTACCGCATGATGCGTCCTGGCGAGCCGCCAACCAAAGAGTCGGCGGAAAATCTGTTCAACAACCTGTTCTTCTCCGAAGAGCGTTACGACCTGTCTTCAGTGGGTCGTATGAAGCTCAATCGCCGACTGCGTCGCGAGGAGAGTACCGGTGAAGGCACACTGACCCACGAAGACATCATCGATGTCCTCAAGACCCTGATCGATATCCGCAACGGCCAGGGCAATGTGGATGACATCGATAACCTGGGTAACCGTCGTGTTCGCTGCGTTGGCGAAATGGCTGAAAACCAGTTCCGCGTTGGTCTGGTGCGGGTTGAGCGTGCGGTTCGTGAGCGTCTGAGTCTTGCTGAAAGCGAAGGCCTGATGCCGCAGGATCTGATTAACGCCAAGCCGGTGGCTGCCGCGGTTAAAGAATTCTTCGGGTCCAGTCAGCTGTCCCAGTTTATGGACCAGAACAACCCCCTTTCCGAGGTGACTCACAAGCGCCGTATTTCGGCTCTTGGACCCGGCGGCCTGACCCGTGAGCGTGCCGGCTTCGAAGTTCGTGACGTTCACCCGACGCATTATGGTCGGGTGTGTCCAATCGAGACGCCCGAAGGCCCGAACATCGGTCTGATCAACTCGCTGGCCACCTATGCCCGTTCCAACTCCTACGGCTTCCTGGAGAGCCCGTATCGGAAAGTTGTTGAAGGCGTGGTGACCGACGAAGTGGTCTACCTGTCTGCGATCGAAGAGAGCAACTATGTCATCGCCCAGGCCAGCGCGGCCATGGACGAAGAAAGCAAGCGCCTCACCGATGAGCTGGTTACTGTACGTCACCAGAACGAATTTACGGTCACGCCACCGGAAAGCGTGAACTTCATGGATGTGTCGCCGCGCCAGGTAGTTTCTGTGGCCGCATCTCTGATTCCGTTCCTTGAGCACGATGACGCTAACCGGGCCCTGATGGGTGCGAACATGCAGCGTCAGGCGGTTCCAACTCTGCGTTCCCAGGTGCCCCTCGTTGGTACCGGGGTTGAGCGAACTGTGGCTCAGGATTCTGGTGTCTGTGTGACCGCTCGCCGTGGTGGTGTCATTGAGAGTGTTGACGCCGCCCGTATCGTGGTCCGCGTCGATAATGCAGAAACAGAGGCGGGCGACGCCGGTGTGGATATTTACAATCTCACCAAATACACCCGTTCTAACCAGAATACCTGCATTAACCAGCGCTCGATTGTTCGTCAGGGCGATGTGATTGCCCGTGGTGATGTTTTGGCCGACGGCCCGTCCGTGGATTTGGGTGAGCTGGCGCTCGGGCAGAACATGCGCATCGCGTTCATGCCGTGGAATGGTTATAACTTTGAGGACTCCATACTCATCTCCGAGAAAGTGGTTCAGGAAGATCGCCTGACCACCATCCACATTCAGGAACTGACCTGTGTGGCTCGGGATACCAAACTGGGTAGCGAAGAAATCACCGCGGATATTCCGAACGTTGGTGAAAGCGCGCTGTCCAAGCTGGATGAGTCCGGCATCGTGTACATCGGTGCAGAAGTCGGGCCTGGCGACATTCTGGTTGGCAAGGTGACACCGAAGGGTGAAACCCAGCTGACTCCGGAAGAGAAGCTGCTGAGGGCTATTTTTGGTGAGAAGGCGTCGGATGTGAAGGACACATCTTCACGTGTTCCGACCGGTACCCGCGGTACTGTTATCGATGTGCAGGTCTTTACCCGTGATGGCATCGAAAAGGATCAGCGGGCGCAGTCCATTGAGAAAGAGCAGCTTAATCAGTACCGGAAAGATCTGAAGGACGAATACCGGATTGTTGAAGGTGCTACCTTTGAGCGGCTGATCAATGCTCTGAAAGGGCAGGAAGTCATTAGTGGTCCGGGTCTGAAAAAGGGCGCGGCGCTGGAAGAGAGCTATCTTGCCGAGCTGCCACGCTCCGATTGGTTCAAGCTTCGTATGAAAGACGATGGTTTGAATGAACTGCTGGAGAAATCCGAGCAGGGCCTTGAGGACCGGAAGAAGGAACACGAAGCACGATTTGACGACAAGAAGGGCAAGCTGCAGCAGGGCGATGACCTTGCGCCTGGCGTGCTCAAGATCGTCAAGGTGTACCTCGCTATCAAGCGTCGTATCCAGCCGGGCGACAAAATGGCCGGTCGTCACGGTAACAAGGGTGTTATTTCGTCGGTAATGCCGATCGAAGACATGCCTTACGATGAGTACGGCAATACGGTTGATGTCGTTCTGAATCCGCTGGGTGTTCCGTCTCGGATGAACGTAGGTCAGGTGCTTGAGACCCATCTGGGCGCAGCGGCCAAAGGTCTGGGTGAGCGAATCAGCCAGATGCTGGACGAGCAGCGTAAAGTGGCAGAGTTACGCAAGCTGCTGGATGAGATCTACAATCATTCAGACGAAGTGTTCAAGGTGGATCTGGATTCCTTGTCTGACAAGGAAATTCTGGAAATGTGCCACAACCTCCGTGGCGGAGTTCCCATGGCAACGCCGGTCTTCGACGGTGCCAAGGAAGCCGAGGTGAAGCACATGCTTGAACTGGCAGGGCTGAGCACCACTGGTCAGACCATGCTGTACGATGGTCGCACCGGGGATATGTTCGACCGCCCGGTGACGGTTGGTTATATGTACATCCTGAAGTTGAACCACCTGATCGACGACAAGATGCACGCTCGTTCCACCGGATCCTACAGCCTGGTTACCCAGCAGCCGCTGGGTGGTAAGGCGCAGTTCGGTGGCCAGCGCTTCGGTGAGATGGAAGTGTGGGCCCTTGAGGCTTACGGTGCGGCGTATACGCTGCAGGAGATGCTCACCGTGAAGTCTGACGATGTGAATGGTCGGACCAAGATGTACAAGAACATTGTCGATGGCGATCATCGCATGGAGCCGGGTATGCCCGAGTCCTTCAACGTTCTTGTCAAGGAGATCCGCTCGTTGGGTATCGACATCGAGCTGGAATCCGAGTGA
- the rplL gene encoding 50S ribosomal protein L7/L12: protein MALSNEDILNAIAEMSVMDVVALVEAMEEKFGVSAAAAVAAAPAAAGGDAAAAEEQTEFDVILTGPGEKKVNVIKAVRELTGLGLKEAKEMVDSAPSAIKEAASKDDAEAAKKKLEEAGASVELK from the coding sequence ATGGCTCTGTCTAACGAAGACATTTTGAACGCAATCGCAGAAATGAGCGTAATGGACGTAGTTGCGCTTGTTGAAGCAATGGAAGAGAAATTCGGCGTGTCTGCCGCTGCAGCCGTTGCTGCTGCGCCTGCTGCCGCTGGTGGCGATGCCGCCGCTGCTGAAGAGCAGACCGAATTTGACGTTATTCTTACCGGTCCTGGTGAGAAGAAGGTCAACGTAATCAAGGCCGTTCGTGAACTGACCGGCCTGGGTCTGAAAGAAGCTAAAGAAATGGTCGACAGCGCACCTTCCGCAATCAAGGAAGCTGCTAGCAAAGACGACGCTGAAGCTGCCAAGAAGAAGCTTGAGGAAGCAGGCGCTTCTGTTGAGCTTAAGTAA
- the rplJ gene encoding 50S ribosomal protein L10, with protein MAIRLEDKKAIVAEVNETAGGALSVVLADYRGVTSGDMTALRAKARAENVRLKVVRNNLAKIAIRGTEFACIDEVLVGPTILAFSMEDPGAAARLLKDFAKEKEAFEIKALAVGGELMGADQIDRLAKLPTRHEALTMLAAVTQAPITKLARTLNEVPSKVTRAVAAVRDQKQEAA; from the coding sequence GTGGCAATTAGACTCGAAGACAAGAAAGCGATCGTCGCTGAAGTCAACGAGACTGCCGGTGGTGCTCTGTCTGTGGTTCTGGCTGATTATCGTGGTGTTACCTCTGGTGACATGACGGCGCTTCGTGCCAAAGCTCGTGCCGAGAATGTGCGTCTGAAGGTTGTTCGTAACAACCTGGCAAAGATTGCGATTCGTGGTACCGAGTTTGCGTGCATCGACGAAGTTCTGGTTGGCCCGACCATTCTGGCATTCTCTATGGAAGATCCGGGCGCGGCAGCGCGTCTGTTAAAGGATTTTGCCAAAGAGAAAGAGGCGTTTGAGATCAAGGCACTGGCCGTCGGCGGAGAGCTGATGGGTGCAGACCAGATTGATCGCCTTGCCAAGCTGCCAACACGTCACGAAGCGTTGACAATGCTGGCCGCAGTTACACAGGCACCGATCACCAAGCTGGCACGTACACTGAACGAAGTTCCTTCGAAAGTGACTCGTGCTGTAGCGGCAGTTCGCGACCAGAAGCAAGAAGCTGCTTGA
- the rplA gene encoding 50S ribosomal protein L1 gives MAKLSKRQKLIREKVDPARAYSVDEAVALLVELGQNVKFKESVDVAVNLGVDARKSDQVVRSSTVLPHGTGKTVRVAVFTQGANAEKATAAGADIVGMDDLAAEVKKGNMDFDVVIATPDAMRVVGQLGQILGPRGLMPNPKVGTVTPDVETAVKNAKAGQVRYRTDKNGIIHAPLGNVEFSAQNIKENLEALIADLKKAKPSSAKGVYLKKITVSSTMGPGLTIDQSGLTV, from the coding sequence ATGGCAAAGCTGAGCAAGCGTCAGAAGCTGATTCGTGAAAAGGTCGACCCGGCCCGTGCCTACTCCGTAGACGAAGCGGTAGCTCTTCTCGTTGAACTGGGCCAGAACGTGAAGTTCAAAGAGTCCGTCGACGTCGCTGTAAACCTTGGTGTGGATGCGCGTAAATCGGATCAGGTTGTCCGTAGCAGCACTGTTCTTCCACATGGTACCGGCAAAACCGTACGTGTCGCCGTATTTACCCAGGGCGCGAATGCCGAGAAAGCTACGGCAGCTGGCGCTGACATAGTTGGTATGGATGACCTGGCAGCCGAAGTCAAGAAAGGCAACATGGACTTCGACGTGGTTATTGCCACGCCGGATGCCATGCGTGTTGTTGGTCAGCTGGGCCAGATTCTTGGGCCGCGTGGCCTGATGCCGAACCCGAAAGTGGGCACGGTTACACCTGATGTTGAGACTGCGGTGAAGAATGCCAAAGCCGGCCAGGTCCGTTACCGCACCGACAAGAACGGCATTATCCATGCTCCGCTGGGTAACGTTGAATTCTCTGCGCAGAACATCAAGGAAAACCTTGAGGCTCTGATTGCAGACCTGAAAAAGGCCAAGCCATCGTCGGCGAAAGGTGTGTATCTTAAAAAGATCACCGTTTCCTCGACTATGGGACCTGGCCTGACTATTGATCAGAGTGGTTTGACAGTCTGA
- the rplK gene encoding 50S ribosomal protein L11 gives MAKKIEAYIKLQVAAGKANPSPPVGPALGQRGVNIMEFCKAFNAQTQDMEPGLPIPTVITVYSDRSFTFITKTPPAPVLLKKAAGIKSGSGRPNTDKVGTVTREQLEEIVKTKEPDLTAADMDAAVRTIAGTARSMGLNVEGL, from the coding sequence ATGGCTAAGAAGATTGAAGCCTACATCAAGCTTCAGGTTGCTGCCGGCAAGGCCAACCCAAGTCCGCCCGTTGGTCCTGCATTGGGTCAGCGCGGCGTGAATATCATGGAGTTCTGTAAGGCGTTCAACGCCCAGACTCAGGATATGGAACCTGGTCTGCCGATTCCAACTGTTATCACTGTTTACAGCGATCGCAGCTTTACCTTTATTACCAAGACTCCGCCGGCTCCGGTTTTGCTTAAGAAAGCAGCCGGTATCAAGAGTGGCTCTGGTCGCCCGAATACTGACAAGGTCGGTACTGTGACCCGCGAGCAGCTCGAAGAAATTGTTAAAACCAAGGAGCCGGATCTTACTGCAGCCGATATGGATGCAGCGGTTCGTACCATTGCAGGAACAGCCCGTAGCATGGGCCTGAACGTGGAGGGCCTGTAA
- the nusG gene encoding transcription termination/antitermination protein NusG, with protein MAKRWYVVHAYSGFEKHVMRTLRERVALEGMEDRFGEILVPTEEVVEMRDGKKRKSERKFYPGYVLVQMEMDDATWHLVKNTPRVLGFIGGTKDKPAPITEREAEAILRRVESGAEKPKPKTLFEPGEVVRVVEGPFADFNGVVEEVDYDKSRVKVAVLIFGRSTPVELEFGQVEKD; from the coding sequence ATGGCTAAGCGCTGGTACGTCGTTCATGCGTATTCTGGCTTCGAAAAGCACGTAATGCGCACTCTTAGGGAGCGTGTTGCGCTGGAGGGTATGGAGGACAGGTTTGGTGAAATCCTGGTTCCTACCGAAGAAGTTGTCGAAATGCGCGACGGGAAAAAGCGCAAGAGTGAGCGGAAGTTCTATCCCGGGTACGTACTCGTGCAGATGGAAATGGATGATGCGACGTGGCACCTTGTTAAAAACACGCCGCGGGTTCTGGGATTCATTGGTGGTACCAAGGATAAACCTGCTCCGATTACTGAGCGCGAAGCTGAGGCTATTCTGCGCCGCGTAGAGAGTGGTGCTGAGAAGCCTAAGCCGAAGACTCTGTTCGAGCCGGGCGAGGTTGTTCGGGTTGTTGAAGGGCCGTTTGCTGACTTCAATGGCGTTGTTGAGGAAGTCGACTACGACAAGAGTCGAGTCAAGGTAGCTGTCTTGATCTTTGGTCGGTCAACTCCGGTTGAGCTGGAGTTTGGTCAGGTCGAGAAGGACTAG